The following proteins come from a genomic window of Trifolium pratense cultivar HEN17-A07 linkage group LG4, ARS_RC_1.1, whole genome shotgun sequence:
- the LOC123882111 gene encoding translocase of chloroplast 159, chloroplastic, with the protein MASNSKTSVIATTGDGEFPQQMNLSGSVPIRAPLTIDDSDSDFDLSTDASLSETASHSDLEHEPHYTSQKEEEEEEEDDDDEQCFETDEELSPLVQVPLRVTPFAHLSNYDDEENEEEEDGDDDGDGGEILSAERVPEKTFSEDTGFDVSIEAENEIPNGNEFDQEMVVDELSTATPTDLDDLLQCSRGSLENDQFRKVRVALNEFENDDIKLYGLDTNDEIRVLIDLIEADVLMESKLEMEDTVITDMVDETPNASGGLLESNAEDFVNSIMMLEQNTSVDNLAEQNPETGESLSDAFAENIESSSTKTQSTVANGSQGVVACHQESESDNMVSITKSVVDSKDTLHDSSVGFESNGDACEGNEIQGVEYSELSDAALFQEECTYLENSLSETVLGVVQEDELFCDKRLHENAETFNLEDAVNIEAPVGLNIVRQEAKGDGFALDEDVEKLMSVRLEQFREQISALSILLGSIGSGKNSNEERTFISPHGRRNLPKNGGRSQLIYFDSDGESDCNSVTVTFADQSNVLFLKGPDSFSSLSGGDTRDGFQHNISEAEKEKIHNIQTICVKFLRLIQRVNFSLEDSLVSKVLCRLVADIGRRSNQETVISSAKTLAKKLEEDSEDDLDFSLNILVLGKSGVGKSATINSIFGDTMVTTDAFEPATTSIKEVSGTIDGIKIRILDTPGLRSPMKEQAFNRKILSSVKRYMKKFPLDVILYVDRVDIQTTDLNDLPILRSITSTLGPSIWQHTILTLTHAASTSLDGPSGSPLSYEVFVAQKSYLFQQSIIKAVGDQCQLSSSFMCPVSLVENHPFYGKNISGESVLPNGLRWRSQLLALCFTLKSLSQVSSVSIPCTLFDNWKQFFLQDHSQPLCHLCSCLLQSPAHHLKFTSNWN; encoded by the coding sequence ATGGCGTCAAATTCAAAGACATCTGTAATTGCCACCACCGGCGACGGCGAGTTCCCTCAACAAATGAATCTCTCAGGTTCCGTTCCTATCAGAGCTCCTCTTACCATTGATGATTCAGATTCTGATTTTGATCTTTCAACTGACGCCTCTCTTTCCGAAACCGCCTCGCATTCTGACCTAGAACATGAACCACATTATACCTctcaaaaagaagaagaagaagaagaagaagatgatgatgacgaACAGTGTTTTGAAACTGACGAAGAACTTTCTCCTCTCGTCCAAGTACCTTTACGTGTTACTCCTTTCGCTCATTTGTCTAACTACGACGATGAggaaaacgaagaagaagaagatggtgatgatgatggtgatggtgGTGAAATTTTGAGTGCTGAGAGAGTGCCGGAGAAAACATTTTCTGAAGATACAGGTTTCGATGTATCCATTGAAGCTGAAAATGAGATTCCCAATGGTAATGAATTTGATCAGGAAATGGTTGTGGACGAACTTTCTACTGCTACTCCAACTGATTTGGATGATTTGTTGCAGTGTTCGCGAGGCAGTTTGGAGAATGACCAATTTAGGAAGGTAAGAGTTGCattaaatgaatttgaaaatgatgatATAAAATTATATGGTTTAGATACAAATGATGAAATTAGGGTTCTGATTGATTTAATTGAGGCTGATGTTCTAATGGAAAGTAAGTTGGAGATGGAAGACACTGTGATAACTGATATGGTGGACGAAACTCCCAATGCCAGCGGCGGTTTATTAGAATCCAATGCTGAGGATTTTGTCAACAGTATTATGATGCTGGAGCAGAATACAAGTGTTGATAATTTAGCAGAACAGAACCCCGAAACAGGTGAATCGCTATCTGATGCTTTTGCTGAAAATATTGAATCTAGTAGTACAAAAACTCAAAGCACTGTGGCTAATGGAAGTCAAGGTGTTGTTGCTTGTCATCAAGAAAGTGAGAGTGATAATATGGTAAGCATAACTAAATCTGTCGTCGACTCAAAAGATACGTTGCATGATTCATCTGTTGGTTTTGAATCCAATGGTGATGCTTGTGAAGGTAACGAAATTCAGGGTGTTGAGTATTCAGAACTTTCTGATGCGGCACTCTTTCAAGAAGAATGTACATATTTGGAAAATAGTTTGTCTGAAACTGTTTTGGGTGTTGTTCAAGAAGATGAGCTGTTTTGTGATAAACGTTTGCATGAAAATGCAGAAACATTTAACTTGGAAGACGCTGTAAACATAGAGGCTCCTGTGGGGCTAAACATAGTAAGACAAGAGGCAAAAGGAGATGGTTTTGCTTTGGATGAAGATGTGGAAAAATTGATGTCAGTTCGCCTTGAGCAGTTTAGGGAACAAATTTCAGCACTCTCGATTCTTTTGGGTTCAATAGGTTCTGGAAAGAACTCTAATGAAGAACGGACATTCATTAGTCCACATGGAAGAAGGAACTTACCAAAGAATGGCGGGAGAagtcaattaatttattttgacagtGATGGTGAATCAGATTGCAACTCAGTTACAGTTACTTTTGCTGATCAATCCAATGTTCTTTTTCTCAAAGGTCCAGATAGTTTCAGTTCCTTATCAGGTGGTGACACTCGAGATGGGTTCCAACACAACATAAGTGAAGCAGAGAAGGAGAAGATACACAATATACAGACGATATGTGTGAAATTCTTGAGGCTTATCCAGCGAGTGAATTTTTCTCTTGAAGATTCCTTGGTCTCAAAAGTTTTATGCAGGTTGGTTGCAGATATTGGAAGGCGCTCAAACCAAGAAACTGTCATTAGTTCAGCAAAAACATTAGCAAAGAAGCTCGAAGAAGATTCGGAGGATGATTTAGACTTTTCTTTGAACATTCTGGTTCTTGGCAAAAGTGGTGTGGGAAAGAGTGCAACCATTAATTCTATTTTTGGTGATACAATGGTCACTACAGATGCATTTGAACCCGCCACAACATCTATAAAAGAGGTTTCTGGAACTATAGATGGAATCAAGATCAGAATCCTTGACACACCAGGTCTCAGGTCCCCTATGAAGGAGCAAGCTTTCAACAGAAAGATACTGTCATCGGTaaaaaggtatatgaaaaaGTTTCCTCTGGATGTCATTCTCTATGTTGATAGAGTAGATATCCAGACCACAGATCTTAATGATTTACCAATATTAAGGTCAATCACAAGCACTCTTGGTCCATCAATATGGCAACATACAATCCTTACTCTCACTCATGCTGCTTCTACTTCTTTGGACGGTCCATCGGGATCCCCTCTGAGTTATGAAGTATTCGTTGCTCAAAAATCCTATCTTTTTCAACAATCAATCATCAAAGCAGTTGGTGATCAGTGTCAATTGAGCTCAAGTTTCATGTGTCCAGTGTCTCTTGTCGAGAACCATCCATTCTATGGAAAAAATATATCTGGGGAGAGTGTGCTTCCCAATGGACTTAGATGGAGAAGCCAGTTATTAGCTTTGTGTTTCACTCTGAAGAGCCTATCCCAAGTGTCTTCTGTTTCAATACCTTGTACTCTGTTTGATAATTGGAAGCAGTTTTTCTTACAGGATCATTCACAGCCTCTGTGCCATCTATGTTCTTGTTTGTTGCAGTCTCCTGCTCATCATCTAAAATTCACTTCCAATTGGAATTGA
- the LOC123882112 gene encoding probable histone-arginine methyltransferase 1.3 isoform X1 translates to MADSLGQNWKNRDFTLSSISDLSSDDASSPGIARFTSDALQIHPESPQIPLNFDLRTAQILKLGPVQSLCTMEGSDDGKSGSYSTGVSIKFKNEEDCAAFHSAVQQWIKENNVQGNLPNGTLTTSKSKFDEKIESSSAKMYFHYYGQLLHQQNMLQDYVRTGTYYAAVIENRADFTGRVVVDVGAGSGILSLFAAQAGAKHVYAVEASEMAEYARKLIAGNPKLAQRITVIKGRVEDVELPEKADILISEPMGTLLVNERMLESYVIARDRFLTPTGKMFPGVGRIHMAPFTDEYLFIEIANKALFWQQQNYYGVDLTPLHGTAFQGYFSQPVVDAFDPRLLIAPPMFHVLDFGKMKEEELYEIDIPLRFIASVGTRVHGLACWFDVLFNGSTVQRWLTTAPGSPTTHWYQLRCVLSQPIYVMAGQEITGRLHLIAHNAQSYTIYLTLSAKMWGPGAEQGGILQTSSCKLDLKEPYYRMSQPQAYPVAQDQQPQPLVQTQDIHIQSQEFEEPEIMQQLSPNSCAQIDSLMQKI, encoded by the exons ATGGCGGATTCATTAGGGCAAAATTGGAAGAATCGAGACTTCACTCTCTCATCAATTTCCGACCTCTCTTCCGATGATGCTTCATCGCCGGGAATTGCTCGCTTCACTTCCGATGCTCTTCAAATTCATCCCGAATCTCCACAGATTCCTCTCAATTTCGATCTTCGAACTGCTCAG ATATTGAAATTGGGCCCTGTTCAATCGCTTTGTACTATGGAAGGTTCTGATGACGGTAAATCG GGATCTTATTCGACGGGAGTTAGTATCAAGTTTAAAAACGAGGAGGATTGTGCAGCCTTCCATTCTGCTGTCCAACAATGGATAAAGGAAAACAATGTTCAAG GAAACTTGCCGAATGGAACTTTAACAACTTCTAAAAGCAAATTTGATGAAAAGATAGAGTCATCTTCTGCAAAAATGTATTTTCATTATTATGGACAACTTCTTCATCAACAAAACATGTTGCAGGACTACGTGCGGACAG GAACTTATTATGCTGCGGTTATTGAGAACCGTGCTGATTTTACTGGTCGTGTAGTAGTTGATGTGGGTGCTGGTAGCGGTATTTTGTCATTGTTTGCTGCTCAG GCCGGTGCCAAACATGTTTATGCTGTGGAAGCCTCTGAAATGGCAGAATATGCACGTAAACTCATAGCTGGGAACCCAAAACTGGCTCAACGAATTACA GTGATTAAAGGCAGAGTTGAGGATGTTGAGTTGCCAGAGAAAGCAGATATTCTAATCTCGGAGCCCATGG GCACTTTGTTAGTTAATGAGAGGATGCTGGAGTCTTATGTCATTGCCAGAGATAGGTTTCTCACTCCTACTGGGAAAATGTTTCCTGGTGTGGGAAG GATTCACATGGCACCTTTCACCGATGAATATTTGTTTATTGAAATTGCTAATAAG GCCCTATTCTGGCAGCAGCAAAATTATTATGGTGTTGATTTGACACCCTTACACGGGACTGCATTTCAAGGATATTTTTCTCAG CCTGTGGTTGATGCTTTTGATCCAAGATTGTTAATAGCTCCCCCAATGTTCCATGTATTAGACTTCGGCAAAATGAAG GAAGAAGAATTATATGAAATTGACATTCCTCTGAGATTCATTGCCTCTGTGGGCACCAGAGTACATGGGCTGGCATGTTGGTTTGATGTACTGTTCAATGGAAG TACTGTACAAAGGTGGCTTACCACTGCTCCTGGTTCACCCACAACCCATTGGTACCAGCTACGTTGTGTTCTCTCTCAGCCAATTTATGTCATGGCAGGGCAAGAAATTACCGGCAGGCTTCATTTGATTGCACACAATGCACAAAGTTATACAATATATTTAACATTGTCTG CTAAAATGTGGGGTCCTGGTGCTGAACAAGGAGGGATTCTTCAAACATCTTCTTGTAAGCTTGATCTCAAAGAACCCTACTATAGAATGTCCCAACCACAAGCTTATCCGGTAGCCCAAGATCAGCAACCTCAACCACTTGTACAAACACAG GATATACATATCCAATCTCAGGAATTTGAAGAACCAGAAATAATGCAACAGCTTTCGCCTAATTCTTGTGCTCAGATTGATTCGCTGATGCAGAAGATTTAA
- the LOC123882110 gene encoding LOW QUALITY PROTEIN: uncharacterized protein LOC123882110 (The sequence of the model RefSeq protein was modified relative to this genomic sequence to represent the inferred CDS: deleted 2 bases in 1 codon; substituted 1 base at 1 genomic stop codon) codes for MTTVHCSVLSFHASSITRRKPLIIVSSKTPRRKNYLRPKILKTLTKSSPIIPPNLPQSQPIISPHQEHEFCVDVPADDSQFEDIIGAVGETGELEELQVSVDTPKGNGIFGNVSAKVIFKYGAMYIIGAFVYQTVCYFLKLRNQPSNGNLDVIEREKRNILFGENWKTGEDQIVEKKIEEIKLMAREARRIELEKKGKVKEDEDLEIDDDESVVSSAKLGIEKEIVERLLKLKNRINSKKDGSAAMRLNVVEILPGVAVXMNQGKDGLASKKKSKFKSPLTKATKTPKGFSGTQGRRVSNVEPQDQEPVNQQDVTHKNASGVPLEERGKSVDDESGEIQNDGKSLEEKMETPNTKTNDGFKTKSINNGGFPETSVEMSSPEVKELRTQDSKGFEKDNVDSINGSSGRGFAKKNSALKQANTRTDVWWRNLRYVLVIVMQRGSNEEDPKGLYSLNFTSKQQEHSDDSYTVAFEDQADANNFCFLLESFFEDLGDDDFSAKAVPMSIQELNEEISDGEKVVVVKKRQLQLYAGQLLTDVEMALCSIIEQDQNVP; via the exons ATGACAACTGTACATTGCTCTGTATTATCCTTTCACGCATCTTCCATTACTCGACGAAAACCTCTGATTATAGTCTCTTCAAAAACTCCTCGTAGGAAAAACTATCTCCGACCAAAAATTCTCAAAACCCTAACCAAATCATCTCCAATCATCCCTCCTAATCTTCCACAATCACAACCTATTATCTCCCCTCATCAAGAACATGAATTCTGTGTTGATGTTCCTGCCGACGATTCGCAGTTCGAAGATATCATCGGTGCTGTTGGAGAAACTGGTGAATTGGAAGAATTGCAAGTTTCTGTGGATACACCCAAAGGCAATGGTATTTTTGGCAATGTTTCTGCTAAAGTTATATTCAAATACGGTGCTATGTATATAATCGGGGCTTTTGTGTATCAAACTGTTTGTTACTTTTTGAAGTTGAGAAATCAACCTTCCAATGGGAATTTGGATGTAATTGAAAGGGAGAAGAGGAACATTTTGTTTGGTGAGAATTGGAAAACTGGGGAGGATCAAATAGTGGAAAAGAAAATTGAGGAAATTAAGTTAATGGCGAGAGAAGCTCGGAGAATCGAGTTAGAAAAGAAAGGGAAAGTGAAAGAGGATGAGGATCTTgaaattgatgatgatgaaagtgtGGTTTCTAGTGCTAAACTTGGTATTGAGAAAGAGATTGTTGAACGATTATTGAAGCTGAAGAATAGGATAAATAGTAAAAAGGATGGTTCAGCAGCGATGCGATTAAATGTCGTGGAAATTCTGCCGGGGGTGGCGGTATGAA TGAATCAGGGGAAAGATGGATTAGCCTCTAAGAAAAAGTCTAAATTTAAAAGCCCTTTGACTAAGGCTACGAAAACTCCCAAGGGATTTTCCGGGACCCAAGGTCGCAGGGTATCTAATGTAGAACCTCAGGATCAAGAGCCAGTTAATCAACAAGATGTGACACACAAGAATGCTTCTGGTGTTCCATTGGAAGAAAGAGGAAAATCCGTTGATGACGAGTCAGGAGAAATTCAAAATGATGGGAAGAGTTTGGAAGAAAAGATGGAAACGCCAAATACGAAAACAAATGATGGATTTAAGACCAAGAGCATAAATAATG GTGGTTTCCCGGAGACTAGTGTTGAGATGTCTTCACCTGAAGTAAAAGAATTGAGGACACAAGACTCCAAGGGTTTTGAAAAGGATAATGTGGACAGTATAAATGGCAGTTCTGGTCGtggatttgctaaaaaaaattcagcacTTAAACAAGCAAACACTAGGACTGATGTGTGGTGGCGGAACCTACGTTATGTTCTT GTTATTGTCATGCAAAGAGGCTCCAACGAAGAAGATCCTAAAGGTCTCTATAGCTTAAACTTCACCTCTAAGCAACAGGAGCATAGTGATGATTCCTATACTGTTGCTTTTGAGGATCAAGCTGATGCCAACAACTTCTGTTTTCTACTTGAATCCTTTTTTGAAGATTTGGGTGACGACGATTTTAGTGCCAAAGCAGTTCCCATGTCGATACAA GAATTGAATGAAGAAATTTCAGATGGCGAGAAAGTAGTTGTTGTAAAAAAGAGGCAGCTTCAACTCTATGCCGGACAACTACTTACTGATGTTGAAATGGCATTGTGCTCTATAATAGAACAAGATCAAAATGTGCCATAA
- the LOC123882109 gene encoding uncharacterized protein LOC123882109, with protein MKNDLIDRITHYPFDLLRYATVTIMENPQYPNNNPPSPPSPYQHQRDVSIPKPQSHHSDNNDPTTAELRALDCNLASLCEHVQIEGFNSGSFSDIVVNAMGSTYHLHRLILSRSSYFRNMLHGPWKEASAAIVTLLIDDSNVNDEAIAIALAYLYGNHPKLNDNNAFRVLAAASFLDLQDLCAICTDFIISELWTSNFLAYQVFAENQDYGIHGERVRTACWGYLCQSGGMELREVLPKLSSHTLHALLTSNDLWISCEEKRFELAFLTFLAKSAHCKNEHPAHGIPDSESATGIHSDSDNTKGKGIIDSCTNERLETDLGKMSLKSDLKDPSMPNLLVELANSALDFNNGVSDSNQRVQLASYASSPNLNPRYPCDMEGTSLGNSLSDTDGARTSCYVEVPLGAGTITGMGIEGPSEGGSCYHSDNNNRLVRDQSRHCFSSSSSNGPTSSDWGRYGTPLLSWGGHVGRRQVKAHPRGNYVDEDDVFLNIFEGGSLLYCNMSFDALLNVRKQLEEIGFPCKAVNDGLWLQMLLSQRVQEIAADTCRVCSLMTMSCTCQKQFAFLHGSTTTGSYMQEHNHNNMPGGGGNIYVAESSTGERNGSFRPVRVHVRGAIDGLAGIGRGTTFVPAAASPPTRFVFSRVPFGVGNRNYPQSAANDDSEARADHNGDLSGDGLTALVGLSQGGNYGTNVNTELTQRGHEMGMQSTAGGASSGGIPVQMLETPEHTVGIEWENDNSSSISLDLKTPLSHFPPFRFGVSFEEVHRLGDGQVKHSPEVFYAGSLWKVSIQAFNDEDPQGRRTLGLFLHRRKAEITDVHRKVHMYVDSREKVTARYQLTCPSKREMLVFGSFKQTGTLLPKAPKGWGWRTALLFDELADLLQNGALRVIAVVQLV; from the exons ATGAAAAATGATTTGATTGATAGAATAACACACTATCCATTTGATCTTCTACGCTACGCTACAGTGACGATCATGGAGAACCCTCAGTATCCAAACAACAACCctccttctcctccttcacCCTATCAACACCAACGCGACGTTTCCATTCCCAAACCACAATCGCATCATTCCGATAATAATGATCCAACCACCGCTGAGTTACGTGCTCTCGATTGTAATCTCGCTTCTCTCTGCGAACATGTTCAAATTGAAGGTTTCAATTCCGGTTCATTTTCCGATATCGTTGTTAATGCAATGGGTTCTACTTATCATCTTCATCGTCTCATCCTCTCCCGCAGTTCATATTTCAG GAACATGCTTCATGGTCCATGGAAAGAAGCCAGTGCTGCTATTGTGACCCTGCTAATTGATGATAGCAATGTTAATGATGAAGCTATTGCAATTGCTTTGGCATATCTATATGGAAACCACCCTAAACTTAATGATAATAATGCATTTCGTGTTCTTGCTGCCGCTTCCTTTCTCGACCTTCAG GATTTATGTGCTATATGTACAGATTTCATCATATCTGAGCTGTGGACTTCAAACTTCTTGGCTTATCAG GTGTTTGCGGAGAACCAAGATTACGGCATTCATGGGGAGCGTGTTAGAACTGCTTGTTGGGGCTACCTTTGTCAAAGTGGGGGCATGGAATTGAGAGAG GTGCTTCCTAAACTTTCATCTCATACGTTACATGCATTACTAACCTCTAATGATCTGTGGATATCCTGTGAAGAGAAGCG GTTTGAATTGGCTTTTCTCACATTCCTGGCAAAAAGTGCTCACTGCAAGAATGAACATCCTGCACATGGAATTCCTGATTCTGAGTCTGCAACTGGCATTCATTCTGATTCTGATAACACCAAGGGTAAAGGTATCATTGATAGCTGCACAAACGAGAGGTTGGAAACTGACTTGGGGAAAATGAGTCTTAAAAGTGATCTAAAGGACCCTAGCATGCCTAATCTTTTAGTTGAGCTTGCAAACTCAGCATTAGACTTCAACAATGGCGTTTCTGATTCTAATCAACGGGTTCAACTTGCTTCATATGCCAGTTCACCAAACTTGAATCCAAGATATCCTTGTGACATGGAAGGGACTTCATTGGGTAATTCATTGTCTGATACAGATGGGGCGAGAACATCTTGTTATGTTGAGGTGCCTCTTGGTGCTGGAACAATTACTGGAATGGGTATTGAAGGGCCATCTGAGGGAGGATCTTGCTACCATTCGGATAACAACAATAGGTTGGTCAGGGATCAATCAAGACATTGTTTTTCATCGAGTTCTTCTAATGGGCCCACATCCAGTGACTGGGGAAGATATGGAACACCTTTGCTTTCGTGGGGTGGCCATGTTGGCAGAAGACAGGTCAAAGCTCATCCCAGAGGAAACTATGTAGATGAAGACGATGTATTTCTTAATATATTTGAAGGGGGCTCACTTTTATATTGCAATATGTCATTTGATGCACTTTTAAATGTCAGAAAGCAGCTTGAAGAAATAGGATTCCCGTGCAAAGCTGTAAATGATGGTCTGTGGCTGCAG ATGCTTCTTAGTCAGAGGGTACAAGAGATTGCTGCTGATACATGCAGAGTTTGTTCACTTATGACTATGTCTTGTACTTGCCAAAAGCAGTTTGCATTTTTACACGGATCTACTACCACTGGATCTTACATGCAAGAACATAATCATAACAATATGCCTGGGGGTGGAGGAAATATATATGTTGCTGAATCTTCGACAGGAGAAAGAAATGGCTCTTTTAGACCTGTACGAGTACATGTTAGAGGTGCTATTGATGGGCTTGCCGGGATTGGCCGTGGAACAACATTTGTTCCTGCAGCGGCTTCTCCTCCTACACGATTTGTCTTTTCTCGTGTACCATTTGGCGTTGGCAACAGAAACTACCCTCAATCTGCCGCCAATGATGATTCAGAGGCCCGTGCTGATCACAATGGAGACCTGTCTGGAGATGGATTGACAGCTTTAGTTGGGCTAAGCCAGGGAGGGAATTATGGAACAAATGTAAATACAGAACTAACACAAAGGGGACATGAAATGGGCATGCAAAGTACTGCTGGTGGTGCAAGTTCTGGTGGCATTCCCGTACAGATGTTAGAGACACCAGAACACACCGTTGGTATAGAATGGGAGAATGACAACAGTTCTTCTATATCATTGGATTTGAAAACACCTCTGAGCCATTTCCCCCCTTTTCGCTTTGG TGTAAGTTTTGAGGAAGTGCACAGGCTTGGTGATGGCCAGGTCAAGCATTCGCCAGAAGTTTTCTATGCTGGTTCTTTATGGAAG GTCAGTATTCAGGCTTTTAATGATGAAGACCCCCAGGGACGGCGTACCCTTG GGTTGTTTCTTCACCGTCGGAAGGCAGAGATAACTGATGTACACAGGAAG GTACATATGTATGTTGACTCGCGTGAAAAGGTCACTGCACGGTATCAG TTGACTTGCCCATCCAAGAGGGAAATGTTGGTGTTTGGAAGCTTTAAACAAACGGGCACTCTTCTACCCAAAGCTCCTAAAGGATGGGGTTGGCGAACTGCTCTGCtatttgatgaacttgctgatcTTCTCCAAAATGGTGCCCTAAGGGTTATTGCTGTAGTGCAGCTTGTTTGA
- the LOC123882112 gene encoding probable histone-arginine methyltransferase 1.3 isoform X2: protein MADSLGQNWKNRDFTLSSISDLSSDDASSPGIARFTSDALQIHPESPQIPLNFDLRTAQILKLGPVQSLCTMEGSDDGKSGSYSTGVSIKFKNEEDCAAFHSAVQQWIKENNVQGNLPNGTLTTSKSKFDEKIESSSAKMYFHYYGQLLHQQNMLQDYVRTGTYYAAVIENRADFTGRVVVDVGAGSGILSLFAAQAGAKHVYAVEASEMAEYARKLIAGNPKLAQRITVIKGRVEDVELPEKADILISEPMGTLLVNERMLESYVIARDRFLTPTGKMFPGVGRIHMAPFTDEYLFIEIANKALFWQQQNYYGVDLTPLHGTAFQGYFSQPVVDAFDPRLLIAPPMFHVLDFGKMKEEELYEIDIPLRFIASVGTRVHGLACWFDVLFNGSTVQRWLTTAPGSPTTHWYQLRCVLSQPIYVMAGQEITGRLHLIAHNAQSYTIYLTLSAKMWGPGAEQGGILQTSSCKLDLKEPYYRMSQPQAYPVAQDQQPQPLVQTQEFEEPEIMQQLSPNSCAQIDSLMQKI from the exons ATGGCGGATTCATTAGGGCAAAATTGGAAGAATCGAGACTTCACTCTCTCATCAATTTCCGACCTCTCTTCCGATGATGCTTCATCGCCGGGAATTGCTCGCTTCACTTCCGATGCTCTTCAAATTCATCCCGAATCTCCACAGATTCCTCTCAATTTCGATCTTCGAACTGCTCAG ATATTGAAATTGGGCCCTGTTCAATCGCTTTGTACTATGGAAGGTTCTGATGACGGTAAATCG GGATCTTATTCGACGGGAGTTAGTATCAAGTTTAAAAACGAGGAGGATTGTGCAGCCTTCCATTCTGCTGTCCAACAATGGATAAAGGAAAACAATGTTCAAG GAAACTTGCCGAATGGAACTTTAACAACTTCTAAAAGCAAATTTGATGAAAAGATAGAGTCATCTTCTGCAAAAATGTATTTTCATTATTATGGACAACTTCTTCATCAACAAAACATGTTGCAGGACTACGTGCGGACAG GAACTTATTATGCTGCGGTTATTGAGAACCGTGCTGATTTTACTGGTCGTGTAGTAGTTGATGTGGGTGCTGGTAGCGGTATTTTGTCATTGTTTGCTGCTCAG GCCGGTGCCAAACATGTTTATGCTGTGGAAGCCTCTGAAATGGCAGAATATGCACGTAAACTCATAGCTGGGAACCCAAAACTGGCTCAACGAATTACA GTGATTAAAGGCAGAGTTGAGGATGTTGAGTTGCCAGAGAAAGCAGATATTCTAATCTCGGAGCCCATGG GCACTTTGTTAGTTAATGAGAGGATGCTGGAGTCTTATGTCATTGCCAGAGATAGGTTTCTCACTCCTACTGGGAAAATGTTTCCTGGTGTGGGAAG GATTCACATGGCACCTTTCACCGATGAATATTTGTTTATTGAAATTGCTAATAAG GCCCTATTCTGGCAGCAGCAAAATTATTATGGTGTTGATTTGACACCCTTACACGGGACTGCATTTCAAGGATATTTTTCTCAG CCTGTGGTTGATGCTTTTGATCCAAGATTGTTAATAGCTCCCCCAATGTTCCATGTATTAGACTTCGGCAAAATGAAG GAAGAAGAATTATATGAAATTGACATTCCTCTGAGATTCATTGCCTCTGTGGGCACCAGAGTACATGGGCTGGCATGTTGGTTTGATGTACTGTTCAATGGAAG TACTGTACAAAGGTGGCTTACCACTGCTCCTGGTTCACCCACAACCCATTGGTACCAGCTACGTTGTGTTCTCTCTCAGCCAATTTATGTCATGGCAGGGCAAGAAATTACCGGCAGGCTTCATTTGATTGCACACAATGCACAAAGTTATACAATATATTTAACATTGTCTG CTAAAATGTGGGGTCCTGGTGCTGAACAAGGAGGGATTCTTCAAACATCTTCTTGTAAGCTTGATCTCAAAGAACCCTACTATAGAATGTCCCAACCACAAGCTTATCCGGTAGCCCAAGATCAGCAACCTCAACCACTTGTACAAACACAG GAATTTGAAGAACCAGAAATAATGCAACAGCTTTCGCCTAATTCTTGTGCTCAGATTGATTCGCTGATGCAGAAGATTTAA